The sequence below is a genomic window from Lolium perenne isolate Kyuss_39 chromosome 7, Kyuss_2.0, whole genome shotgun sequence.
ttgatgaagtccatggagtagaggcgctggacgagcgcagacaccgtccgctcgccggcgacctcgaggatgcccgcccgaatataaactcctgcaagcgccacttcatgccccatggtgggcgccaactgtcgtcgtggtgaacagacagatgccataggatggcttaggttggggccgaatggacgctagaggattcgggggagggtttgtgattagatgggatgaacttccggatggtttcctcaagaacctagccaaggctagaggttgaagaagaaagacataaggaagaactcgctctagatcatcttCTTTATTGATCTCCACAGGTTACAAGTTTGTGCTTACAGGATTTCTTTCTCTGCTCATCGCTCCCGAGTAcgggtgtgctccctctccttatataggggagagggtggcttacaggggaagaaaccctaatggcatctttgactagacaaactactctacaaagttactttaatcatagatgacaccggggtcttctttaatcagagaggctgacgtcctccggcttctttcatcgtcatcctcctctttatcgtcaggccttcgtttaaagctactttgcttagctcatctttgtcctctagctctggagagaatctttgaccagtcctgccgacatgctcttctttccggtatcccggtgtcttctttacccggttccggtatacccctcttggggataccggcttagctttacttagccaaactcttatctttgtgctccggtatgaacattaaaccggtatcttgatggcttaaaccatccggtttggcatgcctttggcataccgggggtcatccccccaacagtgtAAATTCATCATTGGTGTCTGGAGGCCCCGCAATTTGCACTTGATGCTGATTTGCACTAGTAATTACGAGTGgtggttgatgtctacgggtgcttctattcttgtagacagtgttgggcctccaagagcagaggtttgtagaacagcaacaagtttcccttaagtggatcacccaaggtttatcgaactcagggaggaagaggtcaaagatatccctctcaagcaaccctgcaaccacaaagcaagaagtctcttgtgtccccaacacacctaataggtgcactagttcggcgaagagatagtgaaatacaagtggtatgaatgaatatgagcagtagtacggcgccagaaaagtgcttgctttggcgtgcgattgatggtagtaatattgcaggcagtataaatgtagtaaaacagtaaacaagcagcgatagcagtatttaggaacaaggcctagggatcatactttcactagtggacactctcaacattgatcacataacagaataaatagatagatgctagactctacaccctcttgttggatgatgaacaccactaactgtgtaggattacacgaaccctcaatgccggagttaacaagctccacaatattcaatgttcatatttaaataaccttagagtgcataacagatcaacataaccaaaccaagtactaacatagcatgcacactgtcaccttcacactacgaaaggaggaatagatcacatcaatactatcatagcaatagttaacttcataatctacaagagatcacaatcatagcctacgccaagtactacacgatgcacacactgtcaccattacaccgtgcaggaggaataaactaatttaataacatcactagagtagcacacagataaattgtgatacaaaacacattgcaatcataaagggatataaataagcacttcactatgccattcataatagtgaataagtattctgtgaaatatagcctaagagacccacacggtgcacacactgtcacctttacacacgtgggacaaggagtctccggagatcacataagtaaaacccacttgactagcataatgacatctagattacaagcatcatcatatgaatctcaatcatgtaagacagctcatgagattattgtattgaagcacataggagagagattaaccacatagctaccggtacagccccgagcctcgatggagaactactccctcctcatgggagatagcagcgttgatgaagatggcggtggtgttgatggagaagccttccgggggcacttccccgtcccggcggcgtgccggaacagagactcctgtcccccagatcttggcttcgcgatggcggcggctctggaaggtttctcgtaccgtggctttttcgtatcgtgttttaggtcagggacctttatataggtgaagaggcggtgtcagaaggtcaacgaggcgacgacacaataggggggcgcgggcccccccttggtcgcgccggcctactgtttggtgggcatgtggcccccctctggcggctctcgggtgttctggaagcttcatgcaatcctaatatgctgggcgttgatttcgtcagattccgagaatatttccttactaggatttctgaaaccaaaaacagcagaaaacagcaactggcccttcggcatctcgtcaataggttagttccggaaaatgcatcaaaacgatataaagtgtgaacaaaacatgtaggtattgtcataaaactagcatggaacataagaaattatagatacgtttgagacgtatcaagcatacccaagcttagttcctactcgccctcgagtaggtaaacgataacaatgataatttcttaagtgacatgctaccaacataatcttgatcaacattattgtaaagcatatgagatgaatgcagcgattcgaagcaatgatgaagatgatgagtaaacaactgaaccatataacaaagacttttcatgaatagtactttcaagacaagcatcaataagacttgcataacagttaactcataagcaataaattcttagtagaaggcattgaagcaacacaaaggatgattaagtttcagcaattgctttcaacttgtaacatgtatatctcatggatagttgtcaacataaagcaatataacaagtgcaataggtaaacatgtaagaatcaatgcacacagttgacacaagtgtttgcttctaaaatagaaagaagtgggtaaactgactcaacataaagtaaaagaaaggcccttcgcagagggaagcatggattactatttttgtgctagagcttttcattttgaaaacaagaaacaattttgtcaacggtagtaataaagcatatgtgttatgtataagatatcctataagttgcaagcctcatgcatagtatactaatagtgctcgcaccttgtcctaattagcttgggttaacacagattatcattgcataacatatgtttcaaccaagtgtcacaaaggggtacctctatgccgcctgtacaagggtctaaggagaaggttcgcattggatttctcgcttttgatcatactcaacttagacacccataccgggacaacatagacaacagataatggactcctcttttaatgcttaagcattcaacaacagttaatattctcataagagattgaggttttatgtccaaactgaaacttccaccatgaatcatggctttagttagcggcccaatgttcttctctaacagtatgcatactcaaaccatttgattgtgaaaaccgcccttacttcagacaagacgaacatgcatagcaactcacatgatattcaacaaaggtaaaagagttgatggcgtccccagaaaacatggttaccgctcaacaagcaacttactaagaaataagacacataagtacatattcttcaccacgatagtttttaagctattttgtcccatgagctatatattgtaaaggtaaagaatagaaattttaaaggtagcactcaagtaatgtactttggaatggcagagaaataccatgtggtaggtaggtatggtggacacaaatggcatagtttttggctcaaggatttggatgcacgagaagaatccctctcaatacaaggctaggctagcaaggttgtttgaagcaaactcaagtataaaacggtgcagcaagactcacatatgaacatattgtaagcattataagactttacatcgtcttccttgttgttcaaacaccttaaccagaaaatatctagacttagagagaccaatcatgcaaaccagattttaacaagctctatgtagttattcattaataggtgcaaggtacatgatgcaagagcttaaacatgatctatatgagcacaacaattgccaagtatcaaattattcaagacattataccaattaccacatgaagcattttctgtttccaacaatataacaattaacgaagcagtttcaaccttcgccatgaaaattaaaagctaagaacacatgtgttcatatgaaccagcggagcgtgtctctctcccacacaagcatgaatttattcaaacataaacaaaaataaaaacaaacagacgctccaagtaaagtacataagatgtgaccgaataaaaatatagtttcaagagaagaaacctgataagttgtcgatgaagaaggggatgccttgggcatccccaagcttagatgcttgagtcttcttgaaatatgcagggatgaaccacgggtgcatccccaagcttagactcttcgcccttcttgatcatagtatatcatcctcctctcttgacccttgaaaacttcctccacaccaaacttaaaacaaactcattagagggttagtgcataatcaaaaattcacatgttcagaggtgacacaatcattcttaacacttctggacattgcccaaagctactggaagtcaatggaacaaagaaatccatcccacatagcaaaagaggcaatgcgaaataaaaggcagaatctgtcaaaacagaacagtccgtaaagacgaattttaaagtggcaccagacttgcttagatgaaaatgctcaaactgaatgaaagttgtgtacatatctgaggatcacgcacgtaaattggcagatttttctgagttacctacagagaaccatacccgaattcgtgacagcaagaaatctgtttctgcgcagtaatccaaatctagtattgactttactatcaaagactttacttggcacaacaatgcaataaaataaagataaggagaggttgctacagtagtaacaacttccaagactcaaatataaaacaaagtattgtagtaaaaaaaaacacatgggttatctcccaagaagttctttctttatagccattaagatgggctcagtaattttaatgatgctcgcgcaagaaataagagttgaagcaaaagagagcatcaagaagaaaattcaaaacacatttaagcctaacattcttcctatgcataggaatcttgtaaataaacaagttcatgaagagcaaagtaacaagcataggaagataaaaccagtgtaacttcaaaaatttcagcatatagagaggtgttttagtaaatgaaaatttctacaaccatattttcctctctcataataactttcagaggcatcatgaacaaactcaacaatataactatcacataaagcattcttattcacatgcataaaagtatcattactctccacataagcataatcaattttattagttgtagtgggagcaaattcaacaaagtagctatcattattattctcatcaagtgtaggaggcatagtataatcataattaaacttatcctccatagtaggcggcacaagaagaccactatcattataatcatcatatatgggaggcatatcataatcaacataaactttctcctcaatacccggagggctaaagagatcattttcatcaaaaccgacctccccaagcttaaattcttccatagcattagcaacaatggtgttcaaagcattcatactaataacattcccattagcatgcataagttccatgggttttttaattttctcttcaaacacattgatacgtcccaaacgtatctataatttcttatgttccatgctacttttatgatgatactcacatgttttatacacactagatgacctgttgcgctatcgcgcaaatggcagaaTCAAGTTAGAATTGAAACCATAAGGTTTAGCTAATTATAGCCTCGGAGCGGAGTTCTGCCCCTCCTGCTACCGCTCCCGCCACCACCGCTGTGGTAAAGGGAGGGCAGCCGGGTTGGCTGACCATCCAGGCTGAGCTCCATCAGCATCCGACGGCGTGCATTGGAGAAAATGTCCTCGACGGGCCCTTGTCCTTCCTTTGGCTACTTCCGCTGCCCCCATTCGACGGTTCCTTCCGCCTCTcctaatgtcttcctcttccgatCCCTTAGAGCCACCCAACATCCTTGCCATTAGGGGTCTGGATTGAACATATATTAAGCAAACTAAAGAACATTTATTGATACAAGCGAAACAAATATTAAATAAAATAGCAAAGTAACATAATAGATGTCAATTTTACACATATATATTCAACCATTTCTCTTACTCAATGAATAGTAGTGGCAGCAGAGGTATTCTGGTACAGAATATTTTAATCATAAATAATGTATGCCAGTAATAGTATAGGTACATGACCCGCTGCGCCCCGACGCAAAGGCAAAAATGAGACAGTGTTCTATCTATGGTGTTATATATGATTGAGATTTTTTTGGCCTTAAACCTTGAGGCTCATGATATGTCCCCATTCACTACACATGACAGAGTCAGGACATAGCTAACCCGCCATAATGGATGAATGAATTATAGGTCCCCATTCACGCAAGGCTGCTAAGTGCAAGTGACTTTGACACGTTGACATGACATCGACTTGAAGTCATGAGGTTTATGTCAGTAAAGTCGGTCAATCTTTGTTTGCAAGTCACGGGAGATCCTTCCTTCTTGTTGAAATGGATGAATGAATTATAACACTTTCCGCTGGCTAATCTCCTAATCTCCTTTGTTTGAGATGGTACTGCAATCATTAAATCTCAGCACAACCATGCATCAGTCTTTACGCTAAATAAGCATCTATGTATTCTAAAGAAAATGTAACTATATGATCTCGAAGTATACACAATGAGCATGTGATTCACAAGAAAGCGAGCACTTATATCAAATATATTTGTTCTCCATcacaagtacctttccagtaaaaAAATAGATTTGGTTTAATAGTCGAAAAAATAATAGTAAGTTCAAAATTGTATTGGTGTTCCCTTTTAATATAATATAAGGACCTCATCAGAAGCTCAAAATCACTCCAGCTATATACAAATTAGTACATATGAAACACCTCTTCAGTGTTCACATCAACCACAATGAGTGTTCATTGTCTTCAACTATGCTTCCCTTTTAAATTTCTTCTACTCACACATCTATAATAATTCATGAAATCCAACGGCGAGATGTCCAACACGGTACAGCCGCTTCTTGACCTCAATCACTACCATCCTATCTCCTGCCCCTCCTATCTTCTCAATGTTGCGCTCAATAAGGGGCTCAATCCAAAACAACTATACTATAATGAATTTTTAGAAAACCTAGAGCTAGTTTAGCACATGTGTTATTTAATGCCCAACACATCAATAAATGCCGGGAGAAAACATACAAGGTGTATGATGTTGCTAGACCAAGTAGTCGTGCTTCTGAAAGAGTAAAATCTCAGTATACAAAATATTGTACAGTAATGCATTTCTTCAGCAAAATTTTCCTTTATATAGTGGATGAGAAGTGCAAACAGTAACAATTTTCACTGGTTAGTTGTAATTAGTTTCTCTCAAAAGAATTATGTTATGTTAAGGTGGTTGCAATTTTACGTCAGATTACTGTCCATAAGCTATTTCAATGTGTTATGCAGTACCACATAGTGTTGAAATGTACTCCACCTAAATACACAAACTGGCCTTTACATAAGGGCCCTCTTTTGAAACAAAGAATCTCAAGCAATTTGAAAGGAACAGCTCAATTGCTGCACAAATGAAAAAAAACACGTACAATGCATCAGCCAGGGACTATGAAATAAATCCAATTCAAGGCAGTGCTATGATGACACGAGATGAGCAGAAGCTGCCCTGTCAACATAGCCAATAAATATATTTGCAGAACCCCACATATTATACATGTAGATGTCTAGTGGTTAAATTTAAGATGTGATTTAGAGACTGAAGGTAACCACATGTTAACATAACACTAACGTATACTAAGGGCCTTCAAATATGCACTCTAGTTTCATGGAAGGTTGCATGCCCACAAACACATACTACCCTAAAAAGTCAGCGTTACTTAAAACCCTTGAAATAATAGATTTAGCAGTAATCATTCTACCAATAAGGGACCATGTAGTGATTACTTTCATTCAGGACAGTGCAAAATACTGCAGCTATTACTTTTATAATCACGTAGGGAACCACCAAAGCGAAACTGAGTATTATAACCAAGAGAAAAGGTCTGATGCTTTCAACAATAAAAAAAAGTAGTAGTGTTTCGTTTCATTATAAATTCACAGCTTAACTATGAAGATAACCTGGCCTAAAAATCAACATATGCTAAATTGGCTCTCTATGCCAACAGTTTCATAGCCAATGAAAAATCTAATATTTCTATTACATGCTCTGCATATTGAAAAAAAAAGCGAACACCGGTAATTCAAAATCTGCATGTGTCGAAAAAACATTCTACTGCTAATTCAGTATCCCCTCAAACAAACCCTTAAATGAATTGACCTCCTTGAGTAAGTTAGTAAATTAAAGATAGGATAAAATATGCTAACAGTGTATGAACCAGCAAACGAAAATACGTGGACAATACGAGGAACACCACAATAAAAATTACATGGTAAAACTGCTAATGATATACAATCCCTGTAACCTAGGTTGGGCATGTCCCTGAAGCTATTCTTGAGGTGATAGTAAATGACAATCAAAATGCATTTAACATGGAATAAAAAACCAATTCACTAAAAAACAATACATGTACAGTTCACATATATCAGAGAATGCTTAACCCTTAGATCTAAGGGTCATAGATAATCATGTAAACGAAGGGAAGTTATTATTGCGAAAGTTAAATTTGTTTGCAAGCCTCATTTGGATCTTTGCAGGGACGATTCAGCTGGAGGCTTAACAAACCTCATATAATTTAGCTGCTCTCCCACGCCCACCAGCGGCACCGCGCTGCGCCTTCTCCAACCGCCCGTCGCCCTCGACTTCCCCGTGGCCAACTGCTCCGCCCACATCATTATCTTCATTTTGGGGAGAAATGTTCTAAATAAATAATATCATATTTGACTGAACTTGAGAAAACCTAAAAAATTCATGAACAACAGCCTAAGACCATAATAATCAGCAAATGTAAACACCCGACATGATGGAAATGAGTCACTTTACCTTGACTGTCAGTCACCACAACCATTATAATTCAGTCAATGAGAAGTTGAGAATCCAAGTTTATCCATGAATGTCTGCACTAAATAATGGTACTATATTGGGATTGAGAATGTCTGCAATTAAGTGATGGATTGTTTTACCACAGAAGCAAAAGCTTCAAGTGCGGGAGATCGAAGGTGATAATCTGAAAATAATCTTCCAGAATTTATATATATGCATGCCTCCACGTAAAAGTTCAAGCCAGTTTTCAGAAGAACGAATTTCTATGATCAAAAAATTCCTCCTGTAAATGGTCATATAAAATAACAATAATTATGCCTAGCTAGAATAGATATCTAATCACCAGAGAAAGTTTATGCTACCATTTTTCAATGGAGAGATAAACTAAAATATAAAATATAGATAGCGACAAAATAGGCTAGCAGTTTCCAATGCTGACATAAACTAAATGCAAAAAATAGAATGACAAATTCACTCAAAGTAGAAAATAAATCTTAGTCTGAGCAAGGCAATACATATTGCAAACCAAGATTAATTTATCAATAGACATAAAGAGAGGTGAGATGGGGATAAGTGAGTAAACCTGTACTACTACACCCAGAATTAGCAAAGGAAATGACATCCTAAGAAAAAAAGAACAAAATCACAAAGTGCGAGTATGAATCTGTAGCTCTTGACGAACAAAAAATCACGATATTTCTCATGAAGGATAAAAATGGAAAGAGGAGCATCTGTACTATATATACTGTATATTTAAAACTGCACATATTCACATTAATTAGTTGTATTATATGTTCACGCTTGAGTAAAACTATGAAAGACAAGAGTCAAGAACCTCTGTATTGTATGCTTACAAAGAAACCAAACACCTCTTGTTCTTGAAGTTCCCTGAGATTGAAGGCAATGTGGAAGCGGGTAAACTGGAGGGAATGAGAGGCAGCCGACGACTCCGTACAGGGCATGGCGGAGTAGAGAGGTGATGGCAGTGCTGCATAACGCAGCGACAACGACGACACGGGGTGGCAATGTGGTCATTAAGGATTGGGAGTAGCAGCTGTTGAGAGCTCGACCATGAAACCATGAAGAGGCCCTCTGCGCAAATCTTCTCAGATTCCTATAAAATGAATTGTTAGGAACATATTAAGATACATTATCAAGGTAATTATAGATTACCCTTAATTCACCGCTATTGATATTTACATTATAATTTCTTTAGAAATGCAATACTGTATTCCTTTTTCCAATAATTGTATAAATGAACTTGAAACATCAGTACACAAGAACCAAGAATAAAGTTTGCACGACCAAGAAAATGGGTACATTTGCAGAATTTCAGCCAACAAGGTTGTCTCCAAGTTGATAAGCCAATATGATGGTATAACTATTATTGTTCTTCTCTGAATAAAATTACAGAAGGTTACCACCTTCAAACGTATATAAACCTACTCCCTGATTAGTAGCATCCATCTGCATGATTTATTATGAAATCAGAAATATAGATGAGGATAAGGGAAAATAATACCAAGCAAGACGAGTGTAAACACGAGATCAGAATAGAAAGAAGGGGCAGTTTTTGACAGACTATATACCTGGGCGATGTGGAGCACCAGAATTGCAATCAATTGAATCGTTTCCGGCCGGCCGCACTGCTCTTTCTCCCCCAGGCGTTTGCACttttcctctctcttttccctcgtgGTGCTGCTCGCCATGACCTCTGTGCTGCTGAACCTCCAAGCAAGAAACATAAGAAACTTCGCAGTAGCAGTATAGGAAGCTCTTCCTCCCCCAGGCGTTTGCACttttcctctctcttttccctcgtgGTGCTGCTCGCCATGACCTCTGTGCTGCTGAACCTCCAAGCAAGAAACATAAGAAACTTCGCAGTAGCAGTATAGGAAGGCGCATGTCAACAAATCGTACCACGCTGAGGAGGTGCCAGAATACTCGCCCTGGCCG
It includes:
- the LOC127314516 gene encoding uncharacterized protein, yielding MCSRNGGDGSECQDARLEDNIVNSQDPVGRSSRRGAEAARRRPGRVFWHLLSVQHRGHGEQHHEGKERGKVQTPGGGRASYTATAKFLMFLAWRFSSTEVMASSTTREKREEKCKRLGEKEQCGRPETIQLIAILVLHIAQMDATNQGVGLYTFEGI